GCGTTCACCGCGCTCCAGCGCCGCGGCATTCCGAGCGAGTTTCTCACCTTCCCGGACGAGGATCACTGGGTGCTCAAGCCGCACAACAGCGTCCAGTGGCACGACGCCGTCAACGCCTGGCTCGCCAAGTGGACCGCCAAGGATGCGGGCCGCACGGCGTCGCGCTGACCGCCGGGCGGCGGAGCTGCGTTAGGCAATCATCCGGCGCGCACCGACAACGCGTGCCGGAAGACGTTGCGGGGGTCCCACTTCGCCTTGATGCGCTGCAACCGCGGGTAGCCGCTCTGGAAGTACACCGTGCTCCACGGGACGCCTGACGTATTGAACGCCGGATCCGCGATGTCGGTGTCCGGATGGTTGATCAACGCGCCGTCGTACGCATCGCCGGGCACCGGTACGCCGCCCGTGTCGGCGAAGAGATCACGATAGAACGTCCGGACCCACGAGAGGTTCACCGCCTCATCGCGCGGCTCCACCCAGCCGACGCTGCAGGCGATGTCGAGAATCGCATTCCGTTGGGCGGATGCGGTTGCGTCCCGCGGCACCGCGTTGATCTGGCCGCCGTACGTCGCCAGGCCGAGCAAGCCGCCCATCACATCGACGTCGCCGCGTACGAGATGCGCGTACGCCGTGTCGATCTGGCGGTCGGTGAGGCGGCGTGAGAGCAGGGCGTCCTTCACCTTCGAGCTCACGCCGCCGGGCGGCATCGTGAAGAGGTCGGGAAAGGGCTGCAGGGCAAAGTCGAGCCACGACAGTCGCGTGACGTCGCGTCTGGCCGGCGCGCCTAACGCGCCGCACAACACCGCCAGGTGGCCCTCGACCAGCCCGTCGGCCGTGCCCGCCGGCGCCGTGCTCACACCGCGCGCGACGATGGTGCCGAGCTGTTTGCGGTGCAGCTCGAGCAGCGCCCACAGCGAGGCCGCCGGCGTTCCCGGAGCGCTGTTCTGTTCGCACCAGGTGCCGTGAGCGCGCAGGAGCCGCCGGAATTTCTCTTCGTCGACCCCGTCCCAGCTCCACTCGGCGCGGAACGTCGTCACGGTGTCGGGCGCGCGCGGCAGGAGCGTCGCGGGGTCCGAGCCCACTACGTTAGGCGAACGGAACCAGTAGCGCGTGACTGCGCCCAACGTCCCGCCGCCCGCGCCGGTGCTCGCCCACCACAGATCGCGGTGCAGATCGTCTGCCTCGCGTGCCGCGACGACGCTCGTGGCGCGTCCGCCGGCATCGACCGTGACAACCTCGACCGCGTACAGATAGTCGGCAGCCAGACCGAGCTGCCGGCAGAGAAAACCGAAGGCGCCGCCACACACGTGGCCGCCCATGCCGATTCCGGGATACTCGCCCAGCGGAATCACGGTGCCCCATGAGTCGGCCAGCGCGCGGAAGGTGTCGCCCACCGTTGCGCCCGCTTCGACGCAGATCGCCCGCCGCTCCGGATCATAGGCGATGCGCCTCATCGGCGACACGTCGATGATCGCGCGAACCTCGGCGTCCGTCACGAAGTTCTCGAGGCAGTGTCCGCCGCTCGTGATGGCGAGTCGACGCCCTTCCCGCACCGCCTCTTCGACAGCCGAGACTACCTGCGCCGTCGAATCCGCTACGCGCACGTAGTCCGGGCGGCCGCCAAAGCGCCTGTTGAATTGTCTCTCGATGACGGCGCGATACCGCTCGTCGTCGGGGCCGAGCTTCGCGCCGGAGTTGCGCACGCTGCGGGTTGCGGATGGTGTCATCATGGTCTCCGTCATCTTTTGCGGCACCATCGTCCGCCGGCACGCGCACGCGCTGCTCGATGAGCCGCTCCGAGATGATCCGACCGCAATGATGTTGCCATCGTTCTGCGTGTTGCGCGTCGATTCGCGCGCGGACGCGGGATCGGGCTTACCTAGAACAATCCCGGCAGGGCGCCCCAGGTGGCGTTGCGATATTCGGAGTAGGATGGTCCGAAATGCGACGACAGGTGCTGCTCCTCGAGCCGCACTTTGCGCCAGTAGGAGACGGTAATGAGGGCGAACCCGAGGAGCGCGTGCACCTCGCCCGAGATGATTGCCGTGCAGGCGTACATGCCTAACAGGGCGGTGTAGATGGGGTGCCGGAGCGCGCGATACGGGCCGGCCCGCACGAGTTCCTGCCCCTGCGTGGCGGCAATCGCGCCACTCCAGTGGCGGCCCAGGCTTCGGCGCGCCCAGACGCCGAGCGACACGAACAGCACCTGGATCGCAAGGGCGATGGCCCCAGTGACGACGGAGGATGGAAGAAAGCGTGTGCGCAGTCCGGGGATGCTCAGGAACACCATCAACTGACCGATCGACACGAGCGTGAGGTGCACCCAGCGCGACGCGTGCGATTCGCGTCGCTCGACGGGCGCCGCGCTCGCCGCGGCGACCTCCCAGTAGAGGCTGAACGCGACCCAGAGCGCGAGCGAGATGTAGAGTGCCGGCGTGAAACCGGCGAGGAGCGACGACGCCCACGCGAATGCAGCGTTGTGCTGGCCGTGAGGCGGCCGTTCCGCGTAACGGGCGACGAGCGCGCCGACTGCGGCGCCGCCTAACGTCGACCAGAGGAGCGTTCGGGCGCGAGCGGTCATGCGGCGCGGCCTCCAACTGCGGTGTAGACCGCGAGGGCCGTGCGATCCGGCATTCGGATGCGGGTCCCTAGGGTCTCGGCGCCGTGGCGCCCAGGGTGCGGCGAGCGGCTGCCAGCCGCAGGCGCAGGCCCGGCACCGCGCTCGCGGTGGCGGGGTTGGCGGCGAGCTTGCCGATCGCTTCGTCCACCGCGTCCAATCCGAGGTTGGCGCCGAAGCGGGTCGACGCCTGCCGCCACGCGCTCTGGAACTGGGGATCCGCGGCCAGCTCGGTCTCGCCTAACGATTGCGCCTTGCCGATGATGTCGGCCAGCGCCGTCACGGCACGCTGTGCTCCCTGCGCGGTCGAAAAGCTGCGCGGGTTGCCCACCGCCTCGAGCTCCGGCATGCTCTCGATGAAACGGTGCATCGCCGCCGCCTGCGCTGCGTTGCGCGGGGTGTTCGAGTGCATCAGTGCCTGCGCCGCACCCATGATCGCGAACGGGGCCGTGGCCGCGTGCGTCAACACGGGCGTGCCGGACACGACACCGGTGAGCGGCAGCGCGCCCAGCGCCAACCCGCCTAACCCATGGACGACGTGCAGGATTCGGCCCTCGATGCCGAACAAAACGTGCGTTACGTCCCGCAGTGGTGCGAATCCGAACAGCGCCGCACCGCCGAGGCTCGTCCATGACGCGGTCGACTCGCCGGCGAGCTTGAAGTGCTGGTATGCGCCGAGGCACAACAGCGCGACGAGTAGCAGCGCGGCGTGGAGCAGCACGCGTCTCGCGATGGACGCGAGCGATCGTCGCGGCTGCGGCACATGCCCCGCGGCTTGCAACTGCGCAACGGCTTCCTGGTTCAGCACGCGACACTCCATCCGCATGGGTCCCATCACCATGCGCGCACCCGGCGATCCGGTCAAGTATGGCGGGCCGCGCCGGGGCCCTCCGGCTCGATTCTCAGCCGCCGGTGACGACCGGCAGCTCCACGAAGCTCGCGTGTCCCGGCTCGTGGAACACGCGCTGCTCCGCTTTTCTGTAGTCGCCGGGCTTGGCCCAGAAGATGTTGGGCACGAAGGTCTGCGGATTCCGGTCATAGAGCGGGAACCAGCTCGACTGGATCTGGACCATGATGCGGTGCCCTGGCAGAAAGACATGATTCGCGGTGGGCAGGTTGAACTTATAGAGCAGCGGCTCGTTGGGCGTGATCGGTTTGGGCGTTTCGAAGCTCTCGCGATACCGGCCGCGGAAGATGTCCATGGAGACAGGCAGCTCGTAGCCGCCCATGGCCGGGTCGTCGCCCACCTCGTCCGGGTAGACATCGATCACCTTCACCACCCAGTCGGCGTCGGTGCCCGACGTCGAGGCGACAAGGTTGGCGACCGGCTGGCCGCTGATCTTGACGGGCTCCGTTAGGGCGGGCGTTTCGTACGAGAGCACGTCGGTGCGGCCTCCGACCTCGCGCTGGTCGTCCACCAGCCACCGGACCCACGTGAGCGGCGGCACGTAGCCGATGGGCTGGATGGGGCGAGTGCGGAACGGGACCGGCTTGGCCGGGTCGGAGACATAGGCGTCGAACGCGGCATCGGGCGGCCCTTGGCGCGGCGCGTCGAAGCTCGCCGTTAGGCCGGCGCCGAGATAGAGGGGCGTTGGGCGAATGGTGCACCCGGCATCGCAGCCCGACGGCCACGAGCGCAGGCGCTCCCATCGGTTGGTGCCGGTCTCGTAGGCGTTCACCGGCGCCACGTCCATCGGCGGCGCGCCATCCTTGAGATAATGCGCGAGAAAAGGCCCGAGAATATTCCGTTGAAAGTACTCCGAGCTGTTGGCCTGAAAGTCGATCGCGCCTAACGCGCTGCCGTTCTCGATTTCCTGGCCGTGGTGCCACGGCCCGATCACGAGAAAGACCTTGTGGTTGGAGGTGTCCTTGGGCTTGATCGCCTTGTAGACCGCGATCGCGCCGTAGATGTCCTCCTGATCCCACAGGCTGTGGACGAGCATCACCGGTATGGTGATCGGCTGCGCCGCGAGAATCTTGTCCATCGCCTGCTGCTGCCACCACGCGTCGTAGCTCGGGTGCGCGAGGATCTTGTTCCAGAATCCCACCTGCTCGAGTCCGTGCCGCTTGCCTAACTCGCCAGCCGAGCCCGATTGCATGTAGACGTCGTAGTCGTCGAAGTGGTCGGTCCACCACTTGGCGCTGTTGTCGCGCGTCGCTTCCTGCTCGAGGATGTACGGCATGTTCTGCTCGCGGAACGCGCCGTTGTGGAACCAGTCGTCGCCCATCCATCCGTCGACCATCGGGTTCATCGGCACCGAGACCTTGAGCGCGGGATGCGGGTGCACGAGGCCCATCAGGGGCTCGAACCCATCGTATGAGATGCCGAGCTCGCCGACGTTCCCGTTGGTCTCGGGGACGTGCTTGATGAGCCAATCGATGGTGTCGTAGGTATCGGTCGATTCATCGACCGTGGTCGGATTGAGCGGGCCGACCAACGGGCGGTTCATCACGTAGTCGCCCTCGGAGCCGTACTTGCCGCGGATGTCCTGGACGACGCGAATGTAGCCGCCGGGAATGATCACCTGGAGCGCGTTGTCGTAGCCGTTGAGCTCCGGCGCGAGGTGCGCGCTCTGGGCGTAGGACGTGGTTGCGGTCGCATCGTACGGCGTGCGCGTGAGCAGGATCGGCGCGCGGTGTGCGCCTTTGGGCACGAGGATGACGGTGTGCAGCTTCACGCCGTCGCGCATCGGGATCATGACGTCGCGGCGCTCGTAATCGAAGGTCGAGGTCTCGGGTTTGAACTTGGCGGGCGTCTCGCTGGGAAGCGTGGGCGTCTGCGCCGCGGCACGCCCGCCCGCGACGATGCAGGCCGCGAGCACGCCAGCGACGAGGACGCGGACCAATGCGTTAGGCGGCAAATGGGATGACATGAGATGATCGAGTGCGGGTGAATCGGCGAGAACGCCGGGTGGTCATCGGTCCGGCACGAGCACTTCGTTCCATTCCCGAATGGTCCAGTGCGCGACGATGCCGTTGGCCACGAACGGATCTTCGCGCACGAACTGTTCGGCGGCCGCCCGCGTCGAAAAGATACCCATGGCGCCGCCGGCTGGTTCGTCGGCGAATGGCCCGATCATGAGCAGGCGGCCATCGGCATGAAACACGCGCCAGAGTGCGCGATGCGCCGCGATATGTGCGGGCACCTTTGTCAAGAAATCGGGTGTCGCTTCGTACATGAGGGCGTATTTCACGAGAGGCTCCACTGCTGCCGCGCCGCATTGTTTCTGCGCACGAGATCAAGACGCGGGTGACGGATGGTGCACAAAGAGGCGTCGTCGATGCGTTCGGCGCAAGGGCCCCGTTGTGCCCCGGAGTTCGTCTCGTCGCGGTTAGTCGGCGCGCAGCGCGACGACCGGGTCGCTGCGCGCCGTGCGCTGCGCAGGAACCACGCTCGCGAGCACGCTCACAGCGGTGAGCACGAGCGCCGCGACACCCAGCACCGCCGGATCGCGCGGCGACGTGACGTAGGTTTCGATGGGACCAGGCCGCCTAACGAAATCGAGATGACCACGCAGCCACAACCACGGCGGCAACCCCGGGTGAACGGCGCAGACTCCGCGGCGCCTATGCAAAGTCCTGTCGCAGGTTGTCGATGATCGTGACCGTACGTATCGCGTCCCCTCCGGGCGACCGTCTAGCGTTGGGCGGCACCCGTCCACGGATGGATCTGCCGGGTGGCCACCATGAGAGTCGCGCCGGTGCCGCACGACCCGCAAGCGTGGGGTGAATGCCTCACCGAAGGTGCCCAACAGCTGCCGGCGATCGCACGGAACTTCGCGCGTGCACGCGAACTTCGTTGGGTGGTGTCGTTCATGACCGTTGCCACTTTGAACACGAGGGATGGAGCATGCGCAAGGCTTTCGCAGTCCCAGCGATGCTGTTGGCCGTCGGATCCGCCGCGCACGGCCAAGGCCCTGCATCGTTCGCCGCCCACTCCGTTGCGCCATGGAGCGCCGATTCCTCCGTTACTGTGCCCGCCGGCACACAGATCTTCGCGCAACTGCAGCGGCCGCTGTCCACCCGGACGGCCGAGGCCGGCGACAGCGTCTACATGCAGGTCACGTTTCCGGTCACGGTGGGGAATGCGGTGGTGATCCCCGCCGGTACGTACGTGTTGGCGACGATCGATACCGTGTCACGCGTCGGCTGGATCCACCGCAGCATCGCGTTCCAGTTGCACGTGGCATCGATGGTATTCACGAACGGCTACGTCGCCACGGTTCGGGAGGCAGCGCACGCGCAGCCCCGGGACGCG
This genomic stretch from Gemmatimonadaceae bacterium harbors:
- a CDS encoding FAD-binding protein; translated protein: MMTPSATRSVRNSGAKLGPDDERYRAVIERQFNRRFGGRPDYVRVADSTAQVVSAVEEAVREGRRLAITSGGHCLENFVTDAEVRAIIDVSPMRRIAYDPERRAICVEAGATVGDTFRALADSWGTVIPLGEYPGIGMGGHVCGGAFGFLCRQLGLAADYLYAVEVVTVDAGGRATSVVAAREADDLHRDLWWASTGAGGGTLGAVTRYWFRSPNVVGSDPATLLPRAPDTVTTFRAEWSWDGVDEEKFRRLLRAHGTWCEQNSAPGTPAASLWALLELHRKQLGTIVARGVSTAPAGTADGLVEGHLAVLCGALGAPARRDVTRLSWLDFALQPFPDLFTMPPGGVSSKVKDALLSRRLTDRQIDTAYAHLVRGDVDVMGGLLGLATYGGQINAVPRDATASAQRNAILDIACSVGWVEPRDEAVNLSWVRTFYRDLFADTGGVPVPGDAYDGALINHPDTDIADPAFNTSGVPWSTVYFQSGYPRLQRIKAKWDPRNVFRHALSVRAG
- a CDS encoding isoprenylcysteine carboxylmethyltransferase family protein → MTARARTLLWSTLGGAAVGALVARYAERPPHGQHNAAFAWASSLLAGFTPALYISLALWVAFSLYWEVAAASAAPVERRESHASRWVHLTLVSIGQLMVFLSIPGLRTRFLPSSVVTGAIALAIQVLFVSLGVWARRSLGRHWSGAIAATQGQELVRAGPYRALRHPIYTALLGMYACTAIISGEVHALLGFALITVSYWRKVRLEEQHLSSHFGPSYSEYRNATWGALPGLF
- a CDS encoding CocE/NonD family hydrolase; the encoded protein is MSSHLPPNALVRVLVAGVLAACIVAGGRAAAQTPTLPSETPAKFKPETSTFDYERRDVMIPMRDGVKLHTVILVPKGAHRAPILLTRTPYDATATTSYAQSAHLAPELNGYDNALQVIIPGGYIRVVQDIRGKYGSEGDYVMNRPLVGPLNPTTVDESTDTYDTIDWLIKHVPETNGNVGELGISYDGFEPLMGLVHPHPALKVSVPMNPMVDGWMGDDWFHNGAFREQNMPYILEQEATRDNSAKWWTDHFDDYDVYMQSGSAGELGKRHGLEQVGFWNKILAHPSYDAWWQQQAMDKILAAQPITIPVMLVHSLWDQEDIYGAIAVYKAIKPKDTSNHKVFLVIGPWHHGQEIENGSALGAIDFQANSSEYFQRNILGPFLAHYLKDGAPPMDVAPVNAYETGTNRWERLRSWPSGCDAGCTIRPTPLYLGAGLTASFDAPRQGPPDAAFDAYVSDPAKPVPFRTRPIQPIGYVPPLTWVRWLVDDQREVGGRTDVLSYETPALTEPVKISGQPVANLVASTSGTDADWVVKVIDVYPDEVGDDPAMGGYELPVSMDIFRGRYRESFETPKPITPNEPLLYKFNLPTANHVFLPGHRIMVQIQSSWFPLYDRNPQTFVPNIFWAKPGDYRKAEQRVFHEPGHASFVELPVVTGG
- a CDS encoding YciI family protein, with translation MKYALMYEATPDFLTKVPAHIAAHRALWRVFHADGRLLMIGPFADEPAGGAMGIFSTRAAAEQFVREDPFVANGIVAHWTIREWNEVLVPDR